The genomic stretch CATACGTTGTCCTGCCGCCCCTGCCCGTAGCAGGAGCAGGCGATGACCCCATGCCCCATGACGGGCACATGCCGCCGCGAGATTGCCGGTGATCAAGACAATCAGCGGAGCATCGCCGAATTCAGTCTGCAAAACCAGGTTAGCGCCTCCCTCTTTCTGGTTGGGGGCTGGCCCCACGTACACGAGCGCGTGTTCATCCTGCTCGTAGCGGTAGACAGCCGGCGCGAGGTCCTCGACTCGCCAGGCTACCAGGAGAAACTGTAGTGGAATGCCTGCCTCTCCTTCCTGTGGCCAGTCCTGGCGGTCCCCGGTGCTTGCCGTGTGCAGGATCGTGGCCAGTTGAGCCTGGCTGACCGACTTCTCATCGTAAAAGCGGAGAGAAGTGCGTTCCACCATGGCCTGGTATAGCGGCCGACTCTGCTCAATCGGCTGCGGTAAGCGCATGAGCTCTCCAGGAGCCGGGCGATAGAGCAGGTGACCCGGCACTTCCCGGGGGGCCGCGAGCGCATCTGCAACTCCCTTACGGCTCTCCTTGTACAGCTTGATCATGACGTGAATAGGCTCGAGCGATGCGTAACTGCGAATATCGTACCGGCAGTTCTGGCCTACGGTAGTCATCTCGATGGTATCTAGCATGGCACTTCCTCCTCCTGTGATTCGGGTGAGACGCCCCGGAGGGCAAGCACACCGGTAATGGCTTCTTTGATATCTTCCAGATCAAGCCGGTCGGCGATCCGGTCATCGGCCCAGCTCTGTATGGTTTGAGCCGATAGACCGAGTCCGCTTGCGACCATGTGCATCTGGCCAAGCGCCACACCGGCATCCAGGTGAATGATGCGGTAGGCGAAAGCCGAGTATTTGTGAGAAACGCGATCGTGCGCAGCTGTGAGTATGACATATGCGTCTGCCAGCAACTCGCTTTCTCGTGGCAGCGCCTCGCGCAGGAAGGCGTCCATTTCGCTCGTTTGCCCGCTTCGCTCAAGGATGGCCAGTGTATGCTCGTGCGGCTGGTAGAAATAGAGGCCTGGCTCCAGCCCGGTGACGTTTCGTGCCACGACGTAAAGTTCTACCGAGCCGAGATTGCCGCCGGTCGGCGACCAGCGCTGCAATTTGCTGGCCTTATTGCCGTCACTGTAGCGAATGCCCGCGCCCAACATGAGCAGCGTAGCGAGTCGTGTTAAATCCAGTTCCGCGCCTGGCGGGGAAGCAGTCTTTCCCGGCAAGTTCTCCAGGACCGTACCGCGCGGGCGAATCAATTCTGTACGATCTGGCAACTGCACCTGTGCGGCACTCGGATAGCGCTTGCCCTCGTGCGCCAGTTCTAGATTGCTGGCACGATAGTGCATCTGGTGGCTCTTGGGATCGAGCAGGTGACGCGACGGGAATGAAACGGCGTCCTCGTACACGACCGCTGTCTCTACCGGCCCCATTTCGACGCCGGCGGGACGGCAGTTCGGGCAGCCTGGCAGCTTGGGGAAGCGCAGGCGCTGCGTGGACCAATCATCCAGGCTGTAGCGGGTAACGTTCAGCCCGGTGGCCAGTAAAGAGATGCGACTCAGCAGGTAGATTACCTCGACAACCAGCATATTGGCCCACAGGCGCGCGTCTAGCCAGCTCGTTTGAGCCTGGTCAGCTTTCTCTTCCCGGTTCTCGTAAAGTGCGGGTGGGAAGCTGGCGCGGGCAAAACAGCTGTAACAGGGCGTTTCACCTCGCTCAAAATACGGGCCCAGTTCGGCTACCTGGCCGTTGAGATTGATTGACGCTCGCAGCCAGGGGATGTTATGACGCGCACATTGTTCGTCCAATTGCCGCAAAAGGGCCTGATCATCTTCTCCCTCGACCAGTACGATCACAACACTCCGGCCCGCCTGTTTGTCTAACAGAGATCCCGGGTCGGTACCCCATTCTCCGGTGTACACCTGTCCGACTCCTGCCTGCTTCAACATCATATGCATATGAGCGCGTGCCAGGTCGGCATGAGGGCCGAGGGCGTAGATGACCACCTGTGATTGCCCGAGGCGAGCCAGCGCCTGCAACGCGCTCCGGTTGACGCGGGTTACGTCCACATAGCGGCGAAAGAACGCCAGCATATGTGGGTCAAAGCGAGCAGGGTCCGCGTCCTGCGGATCGAAAGCAGCATCCTCTAGAAGCCCGCGTGTATAGAGCAGCGCGACGGCGTTGTAGATGGACTCTGCTGGGACACCGGGTATAGCCTGTGCCAGTTGCTCAAGGCTGCGGCTGCCATCCAGTAGGGGCAGCAAACGTGGCAGCAGGCTCCTGGTAGCCTTTCCCCTGAGTACCTGCGAATCCTCGCCCCCTTCTACAAGTAGCCCATCCTCCATGGGCACAACGACCAGTTCTGCCGGGAAATGGGGACGCTGCGGCATGGCAAATTGTGGGTCCAGGCGCACAGCTCTAGCCATGGCCTCGGCTGCAATCAGTTTCTGCTCCATAATACTTTCCCTCCATGACCGTTCATGCCAACGAGTTCACGCTCTACAGTGCGCTCGGAAAGGAGTTGCGCGAGTTCCTGTTGTAATGGCATGTAACTACGCGTGGCCTCATCACGATGCAAACCACAGCGAGGACAGCCGTGTACGCCAACTACCCGCGCCGTCAGCGTCTGGCGAGTGATGATATCCATCTGCCAGAGCCTGCCGGCTTCTGAAGCCGGGTCGGCATCCAGGCGGGCTATGAACTGGGCCAGGCGAATGGCGGCGATTTCGGCGAATGGGGCCAGATATCCCGCCGGCCCGCTCTGCGGATGGGCTTCATAATGGCTGCGCAATGCGGAGTGGATGGCCTGCCGGGGTGAGTGTTGGAGCAAGCGCTTCTCATAACATCTGTAGCAGGCTCCCATTCCTGGCACGACGACCGGTCCAACGCGCAGAGAGCGGTCCTCCAGCACCACCGGAATAAAGTGTTTCTTCCAGGCGTAGCTGATCCCCTCGCATAGCCGGTTCAGCTGTGGCACCGGTCGCCAGGCGGCCAAAATATTGACGCGCGCTACGGGCCATAAGGCCGGCGATGTTTTGTTGCCTGGATCAGGTTTCGTCTCGACGACATCCGGTAACAGTTCCTTCAGGACATCTGCTATGGCTTGACCGAACGCGCCAACCGGCACAATATGTACAGGTTCTTGCAGCTTGCTGTTCGAGTTGGCGTCCATTGTTCCACACTCCTCTCGCTTCGATTGCTTTTTTGCTTTCTAACAACAGGTTGATGGTTTGCCGTTTTCTGTATCAGGCGAAGGGCTGCGGCCAGGGGTTAATCTGGTCTTCTGAACGAACCGGGTAGCCCATGTGCCTGGGTGCATCGTAGAGCCTGGGATGGGCCAGGTAGCGCGCTCGATAGCTAAACGAGAGCGGCTGTAGGGCCGGAATAATCACCCGTACTACTCGCATGCCCACCCGCAAAGCTTCATCCGTACTGATGTCTATGGCGATGGTTTCCATGTTGCGTTCTTTCAGGCGTGCCAGCAATGTGCGCAGGTCCTGGCGAGCCTCACCAGACTTCAGCACGGGCATCTCGCTTAAACGCCGGCGGTGCGGTGAATGAACCAGAAAATCGAATGCCGGGAGCCGGTCGCGATAGCCCATATAGCTCGCTCCATCGAAGACGTGCAGGAAATCATCCCAGCTGGCCGGTGGTTCGCCGTGCGCCTGCATTGCTATTCGCGACGAGGCCGATTCGCGGATCACCTTTGCGATGGCTGCTGCCGGGTCCAGTTCTGTGCTGCACATGACCAGGGTGGCCAGCTTGTCGTTGCGCGGCGAGAGCTGGATGCTGTAGACCGTGGGTATGCCCATGTCGGTCGTGGCATCGAAGAAAAGATGCTCCACTCCGCTGCTCGCGCGGGCGTTTCGCTCCAGGTAAGGTTCAAGCCAGCCAGGCACTACGTCCAATTCGATACGAGGCAGCGGCAACTGCTGCAGCCAGGTCAGCGAGATAGCATCGCGTTCGAGTACCTCGCAAATGGCGCCGGCCAGCGCTCGCTCGAGGCTCGTATGCGCGGCGCAACCGGTCGAGATAGGTAACCAGATACGCTCCCCGCGGCTCAAAAATGGGATATGTAAATAGACCATCACGGCGGGTACCCAGACCAGGCGACCATCCAGCAGCGAAACTCCACGCACCCAGCGCATCGGAGCTCGCTTATCGGGTGCTACTATTGGGCAGCGAGGATGCGCCAGTTCCTTCTCGCTGCACCTGGGAATGCTGTCCAGGTCTAATGCCTCGTCACCCAGTTCTTCGGCAGTGGCCCAGAGAAATTGCTTCTCATCGTAGGCGCAGCTGGAATATCGTTCCAGTCCTTCGGCGATGGCCTTAATCCTGGCTTCATCGTAATCGAATGAGCCTCCCGCGCCATCCAGCGTGCCTGTTGCGGAGCGGCCCTCCAGGGCGCGCGCTACGCTACTCAGTGGTTGACCTATATCGCCCATGGAGACACTCACTATTGGGAAGCGCGGCTCTCCCGGCTGGATCGGCAGTTGCACTGCTCTGCCGATCAGGCCACCGGCAGGTTGTATCAAGTCTTCAAGCGTTGCATGAGCGGTTTGCGTGTCCGTTACCATAACTCGTCTAGCCTCCTGCATCAATGTATCTACGATGGGTTCTGCTGGCCTATCTGCTCTAGCTTTGTCCATTCACCAGCTTCGCGCGCTTTGGAGCTATACTGTGTGTATCGGGTTGGCCCCAGCGGAACAGCCGTACTGCCAGGGCGATGAGCGCAACGGCGGTGCCAAAGAGTACCAGGTCGTCAACTGCCAGGGACGCGATGGGTGTGCCACCGATGATCTGCTGCCGTAGCGCATCCCCAAGGTAGGTCAGAGGGATGAAGCGGGCAACTGTCAGCACAATGTCGGGCATGATGCTGAAAGGGAGCAGGATACCGGTCAGCATCAAGGCGGGTGCCATCATGCCACCCATCAGACCTCCGGCGACCTCTGGCGAGGGGATGATCTCGCCGAGGACATACGCCAGGGCGAAGAGCATCACGATGCCCAGGAAAGCGCTCAGAAAAATGCCCGGCAAATTCTGGAAAGGAATGTTTCCCACCAGTATGTAACTTACGATCAGGATGACGATGAGCTGCACCAATGCCAGTATCAGGCGGACAACCAGCTGCGCCAGAACGAAATCGAGCGGCGAGAGCGGTGTCAATCCGAGCAGGCGCAGAGTGCCGCGCTGTCGCAACATGATCAGGGGTGTGGCAAGCCCAAACATGCCTAACGAGGTGAATGCCATCACCAGAATACCGGGCAACGAGTAGCGCAGCGGGTCATACACCTGGCTCCCTCCGACTCCTTGCGGTACCTTTCCATTCGCCATCGAGATGAAGACGAACAGGAAGATGAACAGGAACGGGAAGATGAGTACGAAAAAGAAGGTCATCTTGTCCCGGATCAATTCCCGCAAATTAGCCAGTATCAACTGCTTCAGCGAATCTTTCATCTTCTTCCTCCTGGTGTATGCCATTCCTTTCACCTGACAGATTTCTTGATCTCGCACTAATCGCGAATGGTGCGACCGGTTAGCGCAAGGAAGACATCTTCCAGGCTGCCGGAGCGAACATCGAAGTCATAGAGACCTGGTAGATTGAGCAGGGCGCGCAATGTCTCATCGCTCTGACTCGTCACGAGTTCTACACGCGCAGCTTTTATCTTGACAGTGCTGACGCCTGCCAGGCGCTGCAATTCACGCGGGTCGAGTGCCTGACGCGTGGTGCAGCAAATCGTTTTGAGCGGGACGTACTTGCGCACAAGCTCATCGGGTGTGGCCAGGGCAATGATCTGGCCATGGTCCATAATCGCGACCCGGTCGCAGAGTGTTTGCGCTTCCTCCATCGAATGCGTTGTCAGCACGACGGTGCGCCCGCGGCGGCGGAAATCCTCGATCACGTCCCAGATCTGGCGGCGGGCCTGTGGGTCAAGAGACCCGGTTGGTTCATCCAGAAACAGCAGCTGCGGGTCGCCGGTCAGGGCGATGCCGAGCAGCAGGCGCTGCCGCTGGCCACCGGAGAGGCTCTTGACCAGGCTTTTGCGTTTATCAACCAGTCCCACCAGGTCAAGTAATCTGTCCACACCGGTCGGATTGCTGTAAAAGCTGGCAAATAAGCGCAACGTTTCCTCAACCCTCAAGGTAGGGAACAGGCTGGCCTCCTGCGGCTGCACTCCTATGCGGCTCACAAGTGAGAGGCGCTCTGCCTGGGGATCGCAACCGAGGATGCTGACATGGCCGGCGTCAGGTGTGCGCAAGCCGACCATCATTTCAAGTGTGGTCGTTTTGCCCGCGCCATTTGGACCTAGCAGGCCAAATATCTCGCCCTCCTCGATCCGCAGCGAGAGGTCGCGCACTGCCTGGAGAGCACCATACGATTTGCGGATGTTTTCCAGGTGTACGACTGCCGCTCTTTGCTGGCATCCGTGCTCCAGCTCTTGCTGGGTGTTGTCCGCCTGTGGCGAGTCGGTTGTTTGGACGTAGTCGCAGCTGTTCATGGTTCGTTTCCTTGATACTTTGAGCCAAGCCGGTCAAGAAGAATCTGACTGAATTCGTAGATATCGCGGGCCACAATTCCTTGGATGGCCGCCTGCTCTTTGGGCGTCAGCTCATACTTTCGTCGCTGTACCGCTTCGAGCGGAGATGCCAACAACTCCTCGCAAAAGCTCTGGTCAACGGCTGCCAGGCCGAGTATTTCATTGATGACCGTCCATGACATCTTCCGTACCTCTCCTCTTCAACCGAGTTGATGGCTGTTGACAGACCTTTTGCCCCCCTGCGGCAGGTCGCATCGCGATACCTGTATGCATTGCCCTTTCTCCGGTGCAACGAGCAAACGGATACGCGCCTGCTCAAGACCAGGGATAAGGCATCCGTGGTGAAATAGTGAGTACGATCATCAGAACGAGCAAGCAAGCAAATACGAGGTAGCTACCCCAGTGTTGCCAAACGGCTTTCAACCAGGACAAGATCATCGAGCAATCTGTATGCTTCATGTGTGCCTCTCCTTTCTCATGCTGGAAGAGCTATGCCTGTACGTGTTGATTACTCTCGATACTCATGGTTGCCAGTGCCGGTGAGGAATGCGGGCTTTTTCGTGTTTCCGTTTTCCTCACCTTGTCTGGTTATAAGGATACTGGGGGCTTGTTCAAACGGTATTCGCACTGTTGAGGCAGCAGTTAGCAGTCAGTTAGCAGACCCTGATGAATTTTTCTCATCGAATGGGGGAATGTGGTGGGGCACGATGACAGGGACAGCGGCTTGTCCCTGTCATCGTCGGATTCAGTGGTTTCCGGTGATGCGTTCGTAGAGATTCTGGATGGCAGGTCCTGGTTTCACACCGAGTTCATCGTGAAGAACAGAGGCGCATTGTTGATACTGGCGCAAGGCCAGGCCGCGCTTCCCTTGACGCAGGTAGCAACGCATCAATCCGTAGTGGGCTTCTTCGAGGCATCTATCGAGGGCCAGCAGCCGCTGCCACTGGTTGGCGCACTCGCTGAAGTCTTCCCGTTGCCAGGCAAGGTGAGCTAGCCGGCTGCGCGCATCGATGTATATCCGGCGCAGTTCGTCCCGGCGCGGCATGCACCAGTCGCTGTAAAATGACCGCAGGAAGTCCCCATGGTAGAGCGCCACCATCTCCTTCAAGCTCGCTTCGGCTCCGGTATGATCCTCGACGGCCAGTAGTTCTTTGGCGCTGGCGTAACGCTCCTGGAAAACAGCAACATCATAGTACACACGATTGCCGTAGAGGGGGGCGAGATCGAGGGAGTAGTTGCCGGCGCGGTAGATGATGCTGGCTTCGCCGAGCACTTTGCGTAGATAGTAGACGGTTGAGCGCAGTGTCTGGTCATGCTGTTCATCGGGCCAGAGGGCGACAAGGATCTGTTCTTTGTGCAGGGGTTTGCCGGCGTCGAGCAAGAGGAAAAAGAGTTCCATGGCGCGTGCCATTCTCCAATGAGTGATGGGAACTCCGTCGAGGATGACGGTCGGCTCACCCAGGGCCTGTACCTGCAGGCGGGAAGTTTCTTGAGGACAGGAACCGGGGATTGTCCCTACGGGTGGGTTCGCCGGCTCTGCCTCATGCTCCTGCTTGCCGGTTTCTTGAGGAGGCAGGTGATAGAGCCGGGCAATGTCCGGCATGCCCTGTACGGCTTTGAGTAGATCGGGTATGCGAGTCAGTTCGAGGGATGCGAGTTGTTCATATCCATGCTGGCTGGCAAGCTCTGCCGCCTCTTTCAAGCAGCGAACGGCGGCGGATTTCTCGCCTTGAGCGTGCAGGCACGCGGCTCGCCGAATACTTGCCTGTATGCGCTCGCGCGTCAAGCCGAGGGTGCAGAGGGCGTTTTCTACTTCTTTGAGAAGAGCGCAGGCTTCATCATACTGGCATTGATACAACCGGACTGTGCCGAGGACGAGCTGGCGCGTGGCTACCTCATAGCTTTCCACGGCCTGCGAGGGTTCTTCTTCA from Ktedonobacteraceae bacterium encodes the following:
- a CDS encoding nitroreductase family protein; translated protein: MLDTIEMTTVGQNCRYDIRSYASLEPIHVMIKLYKESRKGVADALAAPREVPGHLLYRPAPGELMRLPQPIEQSRPLYQAMVERTSLRFYDEKSVSQAQLATILHTASTGDRQDWPQEGEAGIPLQFLLVAWRVEDLAPAVYRYEQDEHALVYVGPAPNQKEGGANLVLQTEFGDAPLIVLITGNLAAACARHGAWGHRLLLLRAGAAGQRMWLSSIGVGLVGTTFAGFLPRAAHRIAGVDGYKNASLFAYSTGYLHPDYILSK
- a CDS encoding SagB family peptide dehydrogenase, yielding MEQKLIAAEAMARAVRLDPQFAMPQRPHFPAELVVVPMEDGLLVEGGEDSQVLRGKATRSLLPRLLPLLDGSRSLEQLAQAIPGVPAESIYNAVALLYTRGLLEDAAFDPQDADPARFDPHMLAFFRRYVDVTRVNRSALQALARLGQSQVVIYALGPHADLARAHMHMMLKQAGVGQVYTGEWGTDPGSLLDKQAGRSVVIVLVEGEDDQALLRQLDEQCARHNIPWLRASINLNGQVAELGPYFERGETPCYSCFARASFPPALYENREEKADQAQTSWLDARLWANMLVVEVIYLLSRISLLATGLNVTRYSLDDWSTQRLRFPKLPGCPNCRPAGVEMGPVETAVVYEDAVSFPSRHLLDPKSHQMHYRASNLELAHEGKRYPSAAQVQLPDRTELIRPRGTVLENLPGKTASPPGAELDLTRLATLLMLGAGIRYSDGNKASKLQRWSPTGGNLGSVELYVVARNVTGLEPGLYFYQPHEHTLAILERSGQTSEMDAFLREALPRESELLADAYVILTAAHDRVSHKYSAFAYRIIHLDAGVALGQMHMVASGLGLSAQTIQSWADDRIADRLDLEDIKEAITGVLALRGVSPESQEEEVPC
- a CDS encoding TOMM precursor leader peptide-binding protein translates to MDANSNSKLQEPVHIVPVGAFGQAIADVLKELLPDVVETKPDPGNKTSPALWPVARVNILAAWRPVPQLNRLCEGISYAWKKHFIPVVLEDRSLRVGPVVVPGMGACYRCYEKRLLQHSPRQAIHSALRSHYEAHPQSGPAGYLAPFAEIAAIRLAQFIARLDADPASEAGRLWQMDIITRQTLTARVVGVHGCPRCGLHRDEATRSYMPLQQELAQLLSERTVERELVGMNGHGGKVLWSRN
- a CDS encoding YcaO-like family protein, which encodes MVTDTQTAHATLEDLIQPAGGLIGRAVQLPIQPGEPRFPIVSVSMGDIGQPLSSVARALEGRSATGTLDGAGGSFDYDEARIKAIAEGLERYSSCAYDEKQFLWATAEELGDEALDLDSIPRCSEKELAHPRCPIVAPDKRAPMRWVRGVSLLDGRLVWVPAVMVYLHIPFLSRGERIWLPISTGCAAHTSLERALAGAICEVLERDAISLTWLQQLPLPRIELDVVPGWLEPYLERNARASSGVEHLFFDATTDMGIPTVYSIQLSPRNDKLATLVMCSTELDPAAAIAKVIRESASSRIAMQAHGEPPASWDDFLHVFDGASYMGYRDRLPAFDFLVHSPHRRRLSEMPVLKSGEARQDLRTLLARLKERNMETIAIDISTDEALRVGMRVVRVIIPALQPLSFSYRARYLAHPRLYDAPRHMGYPVRSEDQINPWPQPFA
- a CDS encoding ABC transporter permease translates to MKDSLKQLILANLRELIRDKMTFFFVLIFPFLFIFLFVFISMANGKVPQGVGGSQVYDPLRYSLPGILVMAFTSLGMFGLATPLIMLRQRGTLRLLGLTPLSPLDFVLAQLVVRLILALVQLIVILIVSYILVGNIPFQNLPGIFLSAFLGIVMLFALAYVLGEIIPSPEVAGGLMGGMMAPALMLTGILLPFSIMPDIVLTVARFIPLTYLGDALRQQIIGGTPIASLAVDDLVLFGTAVALIALAVRLFRWGQPDTHSIAPKRAKLVNGQS
- a CDS encoding ABC transporter ATP-binding protein; protein product: MNSCDYVQTTDSPQADNTQQELEHGCQQRAAVVHLENIRKSYGALQAVRDLSLRIEEGEIFGLLGPNGAGKTTTLEMMVGLRTPDAGHVSILGCDPQAERLSLVSRIGVQPQEASLFPTLRVEETLRLFASFYSNPTGVDRLLDLVGLVDKRKSLVKSLSGGQRQRLLLGIALTGDPQLLFLDEPTGSLDPQARRQIWDVIEDFRRRGRTVVLTTHSMEEAQTLCDRVAIMDHGQIIALATPDELVRKYVPLKTICCTTRQALDPRELQRLAGVSTVKIKAARVELVTSQSDETLRALLNLPGLYDFDVRSGSLEDVFLALTGRTIRD
- a CDS encoding Os1348 family NHLP clan protein, yielding MSWTVINEILGLAAVDQSFCEELLASPLEAVQRRKYELTPKEQAAIQGIVARDIYEFSQILLDRLGSKYQGNEP